The genomic DNA gcgtaccacaaaaaaaaaaagaaaaaaaaaagtggaatgtctatgagtgggattagtgcccttacaagaaaAGTTATGAGAGAGATGATCTTTCATTCTGTCGTGTGAGGATAcaaccatctgcaagccaggaagggagCCTTCATCAGACaagatctgctggcaccttgattttggactcctAGCCTTtggaactgtgaaaaataaatgtttgttgtttaagccattcattctgtggtgttttgttatgaaaTCCTGaactaaaacattaattttataattcaaaaactccatcttggatttttttttcaaaaatataagctGTATGGTCATAAGTGGTGAAAGATCCACTAACATAGAACCATGAGGTACAGAAACTTGGTTCTCTTCTGTCAGGAATCTTATGGTTCCAAGTGACATAAATAAATCTTATCTCAAAATAAtgcaaagaagaaaggaatttattaatttatgcaaataaaaattGCAAGAGTAGAGTACAGTGGGATTTAGGAACTTGAAGGTAGTCATTAACACTTTTGTTCAAACTTCACCATCATTATTCCATGGACTGACTTACTTTGTAGATGTGGGTAGCCCACATCTCAGGGGTTTATGATCATTCAGGTCCTATAATCCTAGAGGAAGTGATAATACTGCAGTTTCTCTGAGTGTCTATGCATCAATAGAGGAATGTTAATTTTTCTGTTAGGTTCAAGAACCTCTCCCATTGGAGATAAGGGATTGTGATATCATGATATTCTTGGCTTGGAACATATAGTCACTTCTTCATccaaaagcaattaaaatattcTAGCTACATTTTAAGATATACCAAATTGCAATTGTAGaagttcaaaattaaattttgtatgttatttgagatttcattatttcaaaaaaatttcttCCATGGGGAATAAAGTTCAATGTCTTCCCATTTGCAAGCTTTGCTCTTAATAATTTTAGTAAGGCAGAACTTTTTTGGATCTCTACTTGTTAAATAATTTGATCAAAGATTTTCAGCTGATTTTTGAACAAAATGTAACCAAATTTTGTACATTtcattgtatttgtttcctaggatTGCTATAACTCAAAAACataaactgggtagcttaaaacaacagaaatttattttctcaaagtctgGAGGCTAGAACACAGAAATCAATATATTGGTTAGGGCCATCTCCACTCTGAAGGCTCTAgagatccttccttgcctcttcggagcttctggtggttgccaaaaATTCTTGGCATCCATAATTTGTGGTTGTATCTTATAATTACATCACTCCACTTTCTGCTTCTGCCTTCTCATGGTTATCTTTCCtctgtgtatatctgtgtatgtctctgtccaaatttcccttttcttataagaaccacagtcattggatttaggtcCCAtactctaatccagtatgaccttatcttaacttgattacacctACAAACAACCTATTTCCAAAAAacgtcacattcacaggtaccagggctTAGGACTTGAACATAACTTTTGAGGGGAAAAAGTTCCATACACTATAGTCACTGATACagaaaattcagtatttttgtagTATAGTTAGATCAGTTTTCATATTGGTTCTCTCAAAGACTCAGGCATTTCTTCAATCTAACTGGTActtattaaagagaaaatacattctgTCATGttaaagtatttctttaaatTCGGTATCAACTTTCTtacaatattttatgtttattcattttgtgtttatataataaacatttataaatgtcTACAACTTCTGCTTCTATTTAGATTGATTGTTTACTGAAATTTGTTTGGAAGCaattataaattatgtatatgCCTGTACCCTATGTAAATGGAGGTAAGGAAAGATGAAAGCAATGCAAGAACAACTTCACTACAAGTTGAAGGATAATCAGCAGGTGTGCTTTATCAGCACATAAGAtttttccagaaaggctgtgcatACCGTGGGTTAATCTCAGCTGGTCTGGATTGGCTGTATGTTTGTCTTCAGAGTTACTGACCCTTGGCCAACACTATGATATTTAATAACTGAAAGTAAATTGTATTCTGTAACCATATGTCTGTGAGTTGCTTCCAGCAGGATATGTCAACATTGTTTAGTAATAGTTGAATATGGTTTGCACCAGATTTCAGTGGAATCTAGGAGTGGAGGAGCAAATTGGGGTTTGGCTTTCAACGGTTAAAACTAGTCATGTAGCTAGAATATGCCTGTATGACTAGCTTATTGTAAGAGATCCtcacaacaaatatttttgagcttcCTGGTATTGAGGTACTTTGCACACCCTCGATTATGGTTTAACATGTGAATATGAAACATATCTTTTGATACCAAGCAGTGGAAGGATAAATAAAGTTTGCTCCTTAGATTTCAGTGCATACTCTTCTCCTGTTGTTGTACTCTGTCTTCTGCCTGTAATAAAGCTGTTCTGTTAATATAAACTGTTTGGGTCCTCtgaattgttttagctattaaAAATGGAAGGTGATTATTGTGTAATGACCACCTCTgaataatatacagaaaataaaagaagggagAATTAATGTGCAAGTTCTCTCTTACCTCCtgcttctcattttaaaaatttcagcccAGTGAGGGCTAAAACTATGCGTTTCACAGCAGCATTAACCAACTATTCCACATCTTCTGAGGAAACCAGGTTTTATGCCCTAGTATGTAATTACATTCAAGTCCAAAAGCAAATAATTGATTCTGCATTGGTGAGGCCCCAACcacagggaaaaggaagaaggtaGGCAATGTACTGAGTGCCCACATCTAAATGAATTACCACAGAGTACTCATCTTACAGGCTAAGGGAAAGAATTTCACTAATATCTGAGAGCACTTTCTCACATTCCCTATCAAGTTCTACCTTCCCTCAGATAACCAATAGTCTAGTTTATCTCATCAGATATTAATTGCTCATAGATTCTAATAGATTCTATTTATGGGGTTGTACATTCCACTATATTTTGTGTCCAGTTACTGTCATTCAgtgttatttatataaaattcatccACGTTGTTTTGTGTGACCGTAACTCATTCATGTTAATTACAGTATAATATCCCTTTGCAttgtataccacaatttatttatacaaaatacTGTTAATTCACACTTATGTTGATTTTAGTTTGGGATATTAATAATAACGTTGCTAAGAATATTGGTTAAATGTTTTAcagcatatatgtgtatatgtatatatgtataaatgtctTTAGagcaaacatatataaatatattttatatatatttatttatttatttatttattttggttatatacctaagagtgaaaCTGCTAGTCATAAGATAAGCAGATGCTGATCTTCGACAAAGACTAATGCAGGTTTCCAAGTTGCTTGTAccagttaacatttattttagctctgcttttcattccttttgtttgcttgtttttgcaaATACTTGGTATTACCAATTGTTATCATTTCAGTCATTCTGGTGTTTGTGTCATGATATTATTCAgtatctttaattttcatttttttctgaggactaatgatgttgagcactttttatatatttattgaccaTTAAGATAACCTCTTTTGGTGAAGTGCCTATTCAGGTCTATTGCCTACATACTACTACATCAGTTGCCCTTGTTATTGAAATATGCCCAATTAAATTTTGAGCAAGTTGGGGACTGGATTCAGACAAAAATTTGTGCTTAGCCATATCACATTTGGGATATTAATTAGGTACTCAGATGTGGAGGCAAAGAATGCAGTTGAGTACGTGAGTTTGGGGTTCAGAAAAGAAGTAAGTTTGGAGACATACATGTGGAAGCTCTGAGCTCATGAATGGACTTAAAGCCTTGGAACTGAACAACATCAACAAAAGTAAGGCTAACTTCTAGGGTAGTCCAACCTTTAAAgttttgaaaaaggagaaaatgccAAAAGGGAGACTGCAAACAAGCGGCTAGTGAGTTAAGAGAGAAACCAAAGGCTTATCAGGTTTAGGATTTCAAACGAAAAGAAGTGTgatatttcaaaaaagaaggaaTGGTCAACTCTACGAAATAGCACTGAGAGGCTGGGTAAAATGAACACAGATTAGTAAGATAAAAGTTATTGGTAATCTTCAAAAAAGTGGTTTCCATAGGAATAAAATCTTGATTGGAGCAAGCTAATGAGAGAATAACAAGTGAAAAAATGGACACAGCAGTTTGGATACTTCTTTTATGATAGCCGTCATAGAGTAACCAAAGAACTGTCAAGGatggaatttttctttaaaaataggagaTATTATGCCTAAGTACAGCTTGGACTTGATCTTGTGGTGAGGAAAACATTGAGGATGCAGGAAAGATGAAATTAGACAAGTCATTGTGTAAACTCAAAGGGATGGAATTGTGTATAAAAATGTAGGATTTGGTAGACAGATAATTCATCACGATGAAATAATTACTCCGCAGACAGAGACAATGGATATCAGAGCTTCACATAAGTCTGCTTTCTTGTGTATTAATTGCTAAAATCACATAACTCAGCTCATTCTGATTGTGATACTGGCTCTTGCTGCTCTGGTGTAAGTGAAGTCAGGAACATGGGGCAACCAGGAACGCCTATCATGTACCGTGTAGTGCACTATTCACATTACAACTTCAATAAAACCCCTTAAATTGACTATTTTATAGATGTAGAAATGGAACCTCTTAGAGACTAACATGCAGCACCATTTAGCTACCACATTATAGAGCTGTGATTCAGATATCAAcatttgaagctttttttttcctatttattaggTCATAAATAAATTAGGTCATAAATTCCTAATTTATGACCATAAAATTTAACAGCTAATGCTGAATACTTCTGAAAGTGAAAGGCACAAGTGTAATAGTTCAACTGAAATAATAGGTATAAACCAAGACTTTCTAGAGTATATGCAGCATATGATCACCCTATCTTTTCCTCCACCTTTTGATATCCTCTGGTATTCAATTCAAAGCATTCTATTCAATTTCAATTTTTCCATGGCTATTTTTAATGCCAATAATaactttaagttaaaaataaagaggccaattacatctgaaaaattataataaagacAGGAAAGCTTAAATATGCCTAAGGATTAATTTATTGAAATGACTGGTTAGGAAAGAGattcttaaagaaataataaacataaatccagaaattatttttatacatatttttgatATGTTTATGGTATTTCCCACTTAAAGTTGAAATTTTGTTGaattaaacttttgaaaatatagaGTTTATAAGTCAAATTCAAATTAAGATGAATGCCatataaagcataaaataaataaaggaataaagttgcatatttttccatgttgattcatttaaaaactattttggtAGCATGATGCAAGGATTGAAATGTTGCCACATTTCCAGTCACAGTCAATTCTGTGGAATAGAGAACAAATATAGAATTAGTTATATGGTATAACTCTTCATCTCTCCCCATTTGTAATTTTGGTGGGACTAATTCATAAGAGAAATTTTATTACAAATGCACCATGTTGTGCCCTATCTTGGAGGCATATAAAAGTTCCTCTAGGACCAAATATCAGCTCACTTGGAATTGTTTTATGTCTACTGGATCATGATCACAAGAGTATTCACATCTTAAGAATCTCAAAACTATATTCTATTCCCTTTTTAAGCCTTATGTCTGGAATAAGAAACTGTATTTTTACTCATAAATTAAAagacaatatataaattttaactgATAACTAATTGAAGTTCATAAAGCCTAAGTTAGAAATGTGAATGCAGTTGATCTTTAGAATAAGCTCTAACATGTTTACATAAAAgtagaagaaattattttcagtttttcctaaAAATGATGATAATCAAGCATAAGGATATAGgcaattgaaagaaaaataatcaaatctGTCAACAGCACATACATAcaattttgaattatttgaaatataaaagatacaaaatttCAGATGCATAATTAATAGTCAGTCATTGAGAATAAATTGATAATTAATAATTAAGTTGGTATATTGATGGAAGTTGCCACTATTTGGGGCTTATCCAGGAAAATGAAATGTAATAAGATATTAACTATAAAAATGATCAGTCTATCTGAAACTCCTAAAGCTTACCAAAAGTGAGGAGGGGGCATTAATTTTGAAATCCTCTTAGAccttaacaattaaaaaataaatgaataaatatacaatTCACCTTTTGGCAAGAACACTTTCCCTAAGAATTTCATGAGTATTGAAATAAACACCTCAGTATTTTGCCCTCATATGCTCATACATCAAAAACAAGATGTGAAATGAGGCATGTGGGGAAATAATTGTGCACAAGCAAAACTTCAAAATTGTAGAAAATAACAAACTTTCTTAAGTTTGTTATTCCCAACCAAATGAGGTTATCAAATTTAATTCTGGCTTTAGTACACCTTAATCCTCTTTATCTAAATTATCAACAGACCAGTTAAATCATAGTCCCTGAAATTATTTCTTCCCAATATTCAGTTTCTTCTACATAGAAAGAACAATTATATCAGAATCTCCATGGGTAAGCCTAGACATTGAGatttaggtgtgtgtgtgggggaagtTCTCCAGGTTATTCTATTTGTAGCtaatgttgagaaccactgatctaaacTATACGCATTTTGGAaccattcattattcattttctcttttattctagaGCTTTCAATTACTCTAACAtcatagaaacatcataagtgaAACAGCACAATTAGTAAATTTGGACTTACAATAACAGGGTAGAGCCCCCGGATAGGACCAAGTACAGGCTCCTGGTACAGCAGAAGGGCCTGGATGGGCATATCTCTCTGGAGGTAGGGCACCACTTGCTGGGGAATAGGCAGGACTTTGGGCTGAGAAAGGGACTGCAGTGGCTGAGGAGGAAACATGGGGGTAGGAGGAAGACGATGGGGAGGCTGGTGCATCAAGGACTTGAGCAGAGGCAGAGGAAGGTGCAGATTTTCAAGATCAGTGAGAGTCAGGCTCTGGCTTTCAATAAAGGGCTCTACTGGAGATTTAGGGAAGCGCATTTCTTTATGCTTAGGAAGGATAGTCTCCTTAGCTTTGGGGACTTCCATTATTTCAGGCTGAGGGAAAGGCACCACCACAGGGGGCTGAGCAAGAGGCAGGATGTTTTGTGTAAGAATAGGGTAAGGGATTGGCCCAGTGTAGGAATAGACTAGAGGCTGTGGCTGGGAAAAGTGGTGGATTTTATCCTGGCGTTCAtcctggaaagaaggaaaaatagtcTTTGCGTCTGTAATTCAGTTATAATTGTCATTCATGATGAATTAACCTCCTCTCTTTTGAACAATAATTCagtgaaaagagagaaagaaaatctttCCCTTACTTTGGTTAAGAAACTATTTGGGGTCCTGTGAAGATTAATGAGTAAAATGCCCACTAAGGGATTTCTCATTAAGCCACTTCCTTCATAGGTAAATCCACAGAGCCAAAAGAAATCAATGTTTGGAGATTTCAAGACTTGTTTCACCTTTTCCTGAGTTGCCTGCAGAGCTGTAGCTATATACTTTGGTCTTCAGAGGGTACAGACTTTTCAACAATGTGTTGATAATAGTCAAAATTGTTTTCATATAATGAAtgaagatctattttaaaaagacttaaaggGATAACtccaaggtttatttttttttgttttaatgaaaagtaagtcttagtttgtttttttaattcaaggaaTTATTTAACAACAGCAAACTTCTAGCACTACTTCCCTTGGTAGAAGGTGGTAATCTTGAGTCTTTAAAGAGGCATCAATTTGTAAATTCATTTTGATTTAGCAAATATTTGGTGTAAGTTCCAGACAATCTAACTTCATTAGTAAAACAGGAAAGCTTAAATATCACAATAGAGTAAGTATGTTACcacaaaagtaatttatttacataattttatgcTGTTCCCAATTCTTATTTTTAAGCAAGCTCTGCTATTTAATAACTACGTGATATTGCCACACAACTGTGTACTCAATTGTTCTGTACCTCACTTCTCTCATCTGTGTAATGGAAATACTTTTAGGAACTTCACACATTCATAAATGTGAGTATAAAAGCTACAGAATGCTAATGTAAAATCACTGAATATTCACTGTGTGCCAGCTCATCAATCCTGGGGATTTATGAATATTCTcaatttacaggtgaagaaattgaggtaCAGATAAACTTGGAGCCAAGGTTATACAGCTGATAAATTAGGATTTTTGCCacattccttccctcctctctttcctcaCCATACCCATCTTGAGAATAAGGGGATCACAGTCCCCTATCCAGAAATGTTCCTACCAATGTGCACTTATTGAATACAGGTATACTATTagtaaaatgaataaaccaaTAGTTATTCTTAGGAATTTATTCTAAATTCTGGAAGCTGATTGtgtgtttaaaaatgtgtttaagtctttaaaaatattttcaccttCTCAAAGTTTAATTTCTTCCACTGATGTTTATATTATTACCATTCTTTAGACTGGACATAATTATTATAAGTATGTTTTCAtgtattatatttcattataattataaatCAAAATATACTAATCATGAAAAAATTACCTCTGCTTGCTGCTGTTCCTCATGTTTAAACTTCTCAATTTTCTGCTAAAAAACAATTACACATAAAGAATTGTTATTATTTGTAAAAACCAAACAGGAAATTttgaatatatgtacatttaaataTGACGGTTTTACCTCATTGATGTGCATAACAGATtcctttggaagaaaaaaataaaatcacgtTTAGTTTTAATGAACTATTCTTAGTTGTCAACATACAtcagaaaatgaagacatttaatAGGTTAATGCAGACATATTGTTTGataatatcattattttaattgcTGAAACTTTATGTTACACTATTCTGAATAAATCTGTATATAAAAGAACAGATGATGcagtcaagaaagaaaagaaaattagtgaGCATAATACCAAAAGAGGCATTTAACAGAAGCTAATTTCTCTTTATCATCCTGTTCCCTCCTTATGACAACAAATGATCTCTAATACCCTCATCTAGTTCTAGAAGAATAGTCATTGAATATATATGATAATAACCATTGATGCATTTGTTAATCATTCTTAGTTCCCTTGTTATGTTTAGGTTTCAAACGAATTGTAAGAAATACATACCCTCCCCTAAGGACCTTATAACCTTTGCAAAGAGACAAAGTATATTGATGTACCATTTAACTAACAGGTGATAACAGACCCAAAAAAGAGTGGTGCAAGCATTAATTTCTACATGACTCCCCCAGGCAGATTTAGGACTACACTAATTCTCACTGCCTCTTATTTACTAGATTGCTATTACAATAACAAAATATGTCCATTTGCATGTCTCTCCACTCTTTACTAAGGGCATCCCTCTTTCCAGTTTGTACCACAGCTCCTAGTCAAAGTCTGATacagaaagtgctcaataaatgtcaaaacAGGGAAAGAGGTTAACATAGAGTTCAAGATAGAAAAGAGGACTGTATGTAtagttcataaaaaaaaaaaaaaagcaaggcacaGTGACACAATTTAAGTAGCAGGCAAACTTAGAAACTGCTAGAATACTAAATCTTCTAGACATTTATTCTGTCTTTAAACATATACAGTGGAAATTTACATTAGTTACCTGTCAGAACATAGCTACATTGGCTTAACTGCCCTAATGTAATACAAAAAGAAAGTACagtatttttttgttctaaatttGGGAAATTGCCTCCGAATGAAGGTTGTCTTACCTCACTGCTTGAAAGGCTTTTCACAGtctgtaaaggaaaaaagaaatcaataatcaGTTGAGTCTCCTACTAGATCATCAGAAAATGTTATTACTTTATGGTTGGAAatttttctctgaagaaaaatATCTTACCTCACTGGATACAATGAGTTCTTCTTTCTATAGAGAAAAAACAACACCATTTTAGTTCCCATAGCTAACccattattaaacatttttcctACCTAATTTTTACCTTCCTTATGGAGAGCTATTTCacaaatttgagaaataaaaaatgttatatgtcTTTTGAAAGACTTGTAATTGCTTTTACGGCTTTCAAATTTAGTACCTTTTTATtggtagatttttattttaccttaatgaAGAGTCTTTTTTATGGGTAACAGAAAAGgagttattttaatttgtattgaacacttttttattatgattatgaATATGTTTATGATTATTCATCTTCTGGAGTACCATCCTCTGTTGAATATACACAGGTAAGAATCAGCCCAGTTCCCTAGAGTAAGAGATATGTATATTTCATCACTGGAATAAGATATATTTATCAAGATTGCACATGCATGCAATTGTATTTGTGCAATATTACTCATGTTTTTGTTCTTAtgtgtgtttcttcttgtttGTCTGCTGCTTATTGGtctgtttgcttttcctttagGTACTGGTGGCACAATACTGTAGAAGAATTTGACCCAGATTTGTGGTCCTATAGGATTCTGTTGAGATAGTGGGTGAATGTAAATGATTTTCTTAGAAgtcaaaaaaaaatctgggatcctgcattatttatacatttaaaatgttggtAATACTACATTCTGCAAATAGGCAGATAGTACTATTTCTTAgttatttcaagatatttttctgTACTTACCTCTCTTGCAAGGGCAAGAGCCAACAAGCAGGCAAGGATGAGGACCTTCATGGCTATTAAGTCCTGTGAATGGGGAAATGAGGAAATGGTATATTACTTGTCAATCtaatgcattttcttatttagGTAGGATTACTTTCctttaaaagaaaccaaagataatgtaaaacaaaaatgtctggggacttccctggtggtcccgtggttaagattccatgcttccactgcagggggtgtggttcaatcactggttggtGAATTAGGATgccgcatgccacatggcatgaccaaaaaaagaaaaaaaaaagaagaagaaaatgtctgTATTGTAGAAAAAATACTAATAGAAGTTTTATCGTATGACCAAGGTCAAAATCTACTATGGCTCCTTAATCTTACATACCAAGTTTATATTTCATTGCCAGCCATTCAGATATTTTCAGCTAACAGCCCTATCCTACTTTATTCGTTTTCATCTCATTCATGGTACTTATGAGGACTTtttagaaagacagaaaaaaagttacaaatatttacagaaagatTAATtagttgattcatttattcaaaaatatttatttaggggcttccctggtggtgcagtggttaagaattcgcctgccaatgcaggggagatgggttcgagccctgacccgggaagatcccacatgccacggagcaactaagcccgtgcaccacaactaccgagcctgcgctctagacctgtgagccacaactactgagcccacgtgccacaactactgaagcccacacgcctagagcctatgctccacaacaagagaggccaccacaatgagaagcctgcacactgcaacgaagacccaatgcagccaaaaataaataaaaataaaattttaaaatatatatatttatttagcacctttTATTGTCAGACATTGCTTAGGTGCTGGGATTTTAGCAGTGAGCAAAATATTAAGGTCTCAGTCCTGTTGGAGCTTCAGTTCTATTGAGAGGCAACTGATCAAAGAAAATGTATACAAAGAAGAAGatcatattttacttttatattattcATATCTTATTCATATCTTTATTTCCAATAAGACCACCATTTtcattttagcatttcttttatttgctCCACTTATCCAGACATTTTCTTGGACTGATTGGACTATCTCTTCTCCATGTATATCCACCTCTCAATCTTCATCCCCACATGCCTAATGCCATCTCTTCTCATTTGTCGCAC from Pseudorca crassidens isolate mPseCra1 chromosome 4, mPseCra1.hap1, whole genome shotgun sequence includes the following:
- the CSN2 gene encoding beta-casein, yielding MKVLILACLLALALAREKEELIVSSETVKSLSSSEESVMHINEQKIEKFKHEEQQQAEDERQDKIHHFSQPQPLVYSYTGPIPYPILTQNILPLAQPPVVVPFPQPEIMEVPKAKETILPKHKEMRFPKSPVEPFIESQSLTLTDLENLHLPLPLLKSLMHQPPHRLPPTPMFPPQPLQSLSQPKVLPIPQQVVPYLQRDMPIQALLLYQEPVLGPIRGLYPVIVSPNLLIVLFHL